A genomic stretch from Candidatus Methylomirabilota bacterium includes:
- a CDS encoding OsmC family protein, whose amino-acid sequence MALGLNDVDVDGMKEMDRKIRENPALGRRTVKLRSTWRRGAKALVEIGAQEAMGKPATPPTRRFFITVDAPPGLGGVDAAATAAETLVASFAGCLTSGIAANAALFDVPIDGLSVEMEADIDFRGLLGHDKSVRNGFTDIRYTVTIESPAPEEKVRRCKETIDRKSPVGDTLANPVKITSTFVHKRS is encoded by the coding sequence ATGGCCCTCGGACTCAACGACGTCGACGTGGACGGCATGAAGGAGATGGACCGCAAGATCCGCGAGAACCCGGCCCTCGGCAGGCGGACGGTGAAGCTGCGCTCGACGTGGCGGCGCGGGGCCAAGGCCCTCGTGGAGATCGGCGCCCAGGAGGCAATGGGCAAGCCGGCGACGCCGCCGACGCGCCGGTTCTTCATCACGGTGGACGCGCCGCCCGGCCTCGGCGGGGTGGACGCGGCGGCCACCGCGGCGGAGACGCTGGTCGCCTCGTTCGCGGGCTGCCTCACCTCGGGGATCGCGGCCAACGCCGCGCTGTTCGACGTGCCGATCGACGGCCTGAGCGTGGAGATGGAGGCCGACATCGACTTCCGCGGCCTGCTCGGCCACGACAAGTCGGTGCGCAACGGCTTCACCGACATCCGCTACACCGTGACGATCGAGAGCCCGGCCCCCGAGGAGAAGGTGCGGCGCTGCAAGGAGACGATCGACCGCAAGTCGCCGGTGGGCGACACGCTGGCGAACCCGGTGAAGATCACCTCGACGTTCGTGCACAAGCGGAGCTGA
- a CDS encoding carboxymuconolactone decarboxylase family protein → MSRAPALERDQVPEDIRALYDMVEKLPGAPRLTGKTLAHSPPALRLFLEVTRAMTTLTLDPRLRELAFVAVSRLNGSAICDTFHSWLGRKVGLSVEQLAGLADPAASPAYREVERLVIRYAAQLTTTGRVDDAVHAALAAQLPTRQLVELALTVAAAQFSNRVNAALELDLEHP, encoded by the coding sequence ATGAGTCGCGCCCCCGCGCTCGAGCGGGACCAGGTGCCGGAGGACATCCGCGCGCTCTACGACATGGTGGAGAAGCTGCCGGGCGCGCCCCGGCTGACCGGGAAGACCCTGGCCCATTCGCCGCCGGCGTTGCGCCTCTTCCTCGAGGTCACCCGCGCCATGACCACGCTCACCCTGGATCCGCGCCTGCGGGAGCTGGCCTTCGTGGCCGTCTCCCGCCTGAACGGATCCGCGATCTGCGACACCTTCCACTCCTGGCTCGGACGGAAAGTCGGTCTGAGCGTGGAACAGCTCGCCGGGCTCGCCGACCCCGCCGCGAGCCCGGCGTACCGCGAGGTGGAGCGGCTGGTCATCCGGTACGCCGCGCAGCTGACCACGACCGGCCGAGTCGACGACGCGGTCCACGCGGCGCTGGCCGCCCAGCTGCCGACCCGCCAGCTCGTCGAGCTGGCGCTCACGGTGGCCGCGGCCCAGTTCAGCAACCGCGTGAACGCGGCCCTCGAGCTCGATCTGGAACACCCCTAA
- a CDS encoding alpha/beta fold hydrolase, translating into MRARLPDREGHVGSPGTRVYWEEHGRGDRAVLFVPAWQIVDSRVWKMQIPYFARHFRTLTFDPPGTGRSDRPATGYDHDRMADHTRAVLDAAGVERAALVCLSRGAWAGAILASRHAERVERLVLTGSALSDEPRADDDFLMVRDRYEGWEKYNAHYWRTHFRDFLEFFMSRMFTEPHSTKPREDAVSWGLGTTPEVLIASTLEWGCRSSAAELLASVRVPTLIIHGTDDAVRPFALAEHTHAAIAGSILLPFEGSGHCPQARDPVRYNLTVRDFLEPAAPRPRPWRRALTRPRRALFISSPIGLGHSLRDVAIARELRALHPDLDIQWLAQDPVTRVLQARGETVHPASEHLAGESAHIESEAGEHDVHVFQAWRNMDEILLANFMVLHDLLEAEPFDLVIGDEAWETDYYFHENPELKRTAFAWLTDFVGWLPMNPDPASAEARITADYNAEMIEQVARFPRVRDRALFVGGREDVVDRPFGPGLPNIRDWTAEHYDFAGYVLPFDPAEFADREGLRARLGFRVDQRVVLAAVGGTAVGQHLLRKVVEACPAMKRGAPDLRVIVITGPRIDPATLPAAPGVEYRRFVPDLYAHLAACDLAIVQGGLSTCMELTATRRPFIYVPLRNHFEQNVHVPHRLARYGAGVRLDYADINPETLAHAVADGLKRPVTYRDVETGGARRAAEMLAPLLEGRRR; encoded by the coding sequence ATGCGCGCGCGTCTGCCCGATCGCGAAGGTCACGTGGGGTCGCCCGGGACCCGCGTCTACTGGGAAGAGCACGGGCGGGGCGACCGCGCGGTGCTCTTCGTCCCCGCCTGGCAGATCGTCGATAGCCGCGTCTGGAAGATGCAGATCCCCTACTTCGCCCGCCACTTCCGGACGCTGACCTTCGACCCGCCGGGCACCGGCCGCTCGGACCGGCCCGCGACCGGCTACGATCACGACCGGATGGCCGATCACACCCGCGCGGTCCTGGACGCGGCCGGGGTCGAGCGCGCCGCCCTCGTCTGCCTCTCGCGCGGCGCCTGGGCGGGGGCGATCCTGGCGTCTCGTCACGCCGAGCGGGTCGAGCGGCTGGTCCTCACCGGCTCGGCGCTGTCCGACGAGCCGCGCGCCGACGATGATTTCTTGATGGTGCGCGATCGCTACGAGGGGTGGGAGAAGTACAACGCCCACTACTGGCGGACGCACTTCCGTGACTTCCTCGAGTTCTTCATGAGCCGGATGTTCACCGAGCCGCACTCCACGAAGCCGCGCGAGGACGCCGTCTCGTGGGGGCTCGGCACCACCCCCGAGGTGCTCATTGCCAGCACGCTCGAATGGGGGTGCCGGTCTTCGGCCGCCGAGCTGCTCGCCTCAGTGCGCGTCCCCACGCTGATCATCCACGGCACCGACGACGCGGTGCGGCCGTTCGCCCTGGCCGAGCACACGCACGCCGCGATCGCCGGATCCATCCTCCTGCCCTTCGAGGGCTCGGGACACTGCCCGCAGGCCCGCGACCCGGTCCGCTACAACCTGACGGTCCGCGACTTCCTCGAGCCGGCGGCCCCGCGGCCACGCCCATGGCGCCGCGCCCTGACGCGCCCGCGGCGCGCGCTGTTCATCTCGAGCCCGATCGGCCTGGGCCACTCGCTGCGCGACGTGGCGATCGCCCGCGAGCTGCGCGCGCTCCATCCCGATCTCGACATCCAGTGGCTCGCCCAGGACCCGGTGACGCGGGTGCTGCAGGCCCGGGGCGAGACGGTGCATCCGGCGAGCGAGCACCTGGCGGGAGAGTCCGCGCACATCGAGTCCGAGGCGGGCGAGCACGACGTCCACGTCTTCCAGGCGTGGCGAAACATGGACGAGATCCTGCTCGCCAACTTCATGGTGCTGCACGACCTGCTGGAGGCCGAGCCCTTCGACCTCGTCATCGGCGACGAGGCCTGGGAGACCGACTACTACTTCCACGAGAACCCCGAGCTCAAGCGCACCGCCTTCGCCTGGCTCACCGATTTCGTCGGCTGGCTACCCATGAACCCGGATCCGGCCTCTGCCGAGGCGCGGATCACCGCCGACTACAACGCGGAGATGATCGAGCAGGTCGCGCGCTTCCCGCGGGTGCGGGACCGCGCCCTGTTCGTGGGCGGCCGCGAGGACGTCGTGGACCGGCCCTTCGGGCCCGGGCTCCCCAACATCCGGGACTGGACCGCCGAGCACTACGACTTCGCCGGCTACGTGCTGCCCTTCGACCCGGCCGAGTTCGCGGATCGCGAGGGCCTGCGCGCGCGGCTGGGATTCCGGGTCGACCAGCGCGTGGTCCTGGCCGCGGTGGGCGGGACCGCGGTGGGCCAGCACCTGCTCCGCAAGGTCGTCGAGGCGTGCCCCGCGATGAAGCGCGGCGCGCCCGATCTCCGGGTCATCGTCATCACGGGCCCCCGGATCGATCCGGCCACGCTGCCCGCGGCGCCGGGCGTGGAGTACCGGCGCTTCGTGCCCGATCTGTACGCCCACCTCGCCGCGTGCGATCTGGCCATCGTGCAGGGCGGCCTCAGCACGTGCATGGAGCTGACCGCGACCCGGCGGCCGTTCATCTACGTCCCGCTGCGGAATCATTTCGAGCAGAACGTGCACGTGCCTCATCGGCTGGCCCGCTACGGGGCCGGCGTGCGACTGGACTACGCCGACATCAATCCGGAGACGCTGGCCCACGCGGTCGCGGACGGGCTCAAGCGTCCGGTCACCTACCGCGACGTCGAGACCGGGGGCGCCCGCCGGGCCGCCGAGATGCTCGCTCCGCTGCTGGAGGGCCGCCGCCGATGA
- a CDS encoding alpha/beta fold hydrolase encodes MYIHRPDARIFYQVTGSGTRDLFLLPQCQVVTHSRMWKYQIPYLSRYFRVLTMDPRGNGRSDRPPTGYDVDSRYGDFVAVVDEVARPPFALVAFSCAAPLAFRYAVAHPDRLSHLILLSGQYAESVPQPFEERVAQVIRGDFDNWRTRLFKRIFPEPHSLKGIEDCVGWAGETTPDVLIESLRAIDGLDVHELLGQIRVPTLALHGTQDKIVPYSHAQKMVAAIPGARLVTFDRGGHGLFGRDAVKVNRLVRDFALGREIEDATIPATTERAVPTPEPRPVARRAPRGGPRRVLWLSSPIGLGHIQRDLAMARRLRELNPDVTVDFLAAEPADRVVQHWGERLHPATRLLQNETKHFEGWSADHELHAFNALWDMDEILTANFMTLADVVERERYDLWVGDEGWDLDYFLHENADLKRAPYVFLTDFIGVLPMRDDPTSTEFIRCWEKNAENIDHRRLHPDVRDLSLMVGDEEDVLDREFGPDLPNMRQWAREQFRFPGYTFHFDPRALRDRAALRARLGYRSDERVILASVGGTRVGRSLLRKCAEAFNLIASQVPETRLVLVGGPRIGEAEPSWGPRVEVRAYVPDLFEHHAAVDLAIVQGGLSTTMELAAVRTPFLYFPLRHHFEQQLHVARRLDRLGAGVRLDYDHTSPEALGAAMLEHLGKPVHSADIPLDGTDRAARLIAGLL; translated from the coding sequence ATGTACATCCACCGGCCGGACGCACGGATCTTCTACCAGGTGACGGGCAGCGGGACGCGGGACCTCTTCCTGTTGCCCCAGTGTCAGGTGGTCACCCACAGCCGAATGTGGAAGTACCAGATCCCGTACCTGTCGCGGTACTTCCGGGTGCTCACGATGGACCCGCGCGGCAACGGGCGCTCCGACCGGCCGCCCACCGGCTACGACGTGGACTCGCGGTACGGCGACTTCGTGGCCGTCGTCGACGAGGTGGCGCGGCCGCCCTTCGCCCTCGTCGCGTTCTCGTGCGCGGCTCCGCTGGCGTTCCGGTACGCGGTCGCCCACCCGGACCGGCTCTCGCACCTCATCTTGTTGTCCGGCCAGTACGCCGAGTCGGTGCCGCAGCCGTTCGAGGAGCGCGTCGCGCAGGTGATCCGCGGCGACTTCGACAACTGGCGGACGCGCCTGTTCAAGCGCATCTTCCCGGAGCCGCACTCGCTCAAGGGCATCGAGGACTGCGTGGGCTGGGCGGGCGAGACCACCCCCGACGTCCTGATCGAGTCGCTGCGGGCCATCGACGGCCTCGACGTCCACGAGCTGCTGGGGCAGATCCGCGTCCCGACCCTCGCGCTGCACGGCACCCAGGACAAGATCGTGCCGTACTCGCACGCCCAGAAGATGGTGGCAGCGATTCCGGGGGCGCGCCTGGTCACCTTCGACCGCGGCGGCCACGGGCTCTTCGGCCGCGACGCGGTGAAGGTCAATCGCCTCGTCCGCGACTTCGCCCTCGGCCGCGAGATCGAGGACGCCACGATCCCGGCCACCACCGAGCGGGCGGTCCCGACCCCGGAGCCGCGGCCGGTGGCCCGCCGCGCCCCCCGCGGCGGCCCGCGGCGGGTGCTCTGGCTCTCGAGCCCGATCGGCCTCGGCCACATCCAGCGCGACCTCGCGATGGCCCGGCGGCTGCGCGAGCTGAATCCGGACGTCACGGTGGATTTCCTCGCCGCGGAGCCGGCCGACCGCGTGGTGCAGCACTGGGGCGAGCGGCTGCACCCGGCGACCCGGCTCCTGCAGAACGAGACCAAGCACTTCGAGGGCTGGTCCGCGGACCACGAGCTGCACGCGTTCAACGCGCTCTGGGACATGGACGAGATCCTGACCGCCAACTTCATGACCCTCGCCGACGTGGTCGAGCGCGAGCGCTACGACCTGTGGGTGGGCGATGAGGGCTGGGACCTCGACTACTTCCTCCACGAGAACGCCGACCTCAAGCGGGCGCCCTACGTCTTCCTCACCGACTTCATCGGCGTGCTCCCGATGCGCGACGATCCGACCTCCACCGAGTTCATACGCTGCTGGGAGAAGAACGCGGAGAACATCGACCACCGGCGCCTGCACCCCGACGTCCGGGACCTCTCGCTCATGGTGGGCGACGAGGAGGACGTGCTCGACCGCGAGTTCGGTCCCGATCTGCCGAACATGCGCCAGTGGGCGCGCGAGCAGTTCCGCTTCCCGGGCTACACCTTCCACTTCGATCCCCGCGCCTTGCGCGACCGGGCCGCCCTGCGGGCGCGGCTCGGCTACCGCTCCGACGAGCGGGTGATCCTGGCCTCGGTGGGCGGCACGCGCGTGGGACGGAGCCTGCTGCGCAAGTGCGCGGAGGCCTTCAATCTCATCGCGTCGCAGGTCCCGGAGACGCGGCTGGTGCTGGTGGGCGGGCCGCGGATCGGCGAGGCGGAGCCGTCGTGGGGGCCGCGGGTCGAGGTGCGCGCGTACGTGCCCGATCTCTTCGAGCACCACGCCGCCGTCGATCTCGCGATCGTCCAGGGCGGGCTCAGCACCACCATGGAGCTGGCCGCGGTGCGCACGCCGTTCCTGTACTTCCCGCTGCGCCACCACTTCGAGCAGCAGCTGCACGTGGCGCGACGGCTCGATCGCCTCGGCGCGGGGGTGCGCCTCGACTACGACCACACGAGCCCGGAGGCCCTCGGGGCCGCGATGCTCGAGCACCTGGGCAAGCCGGTCCACTCCGCGGACATCCCGCTCGACGGGACCGACCGCGCCGCGCGGCTCATCGCCGGGCTGCTCTAG
- a CDS encoding ROK family protein, which yields MDATGPVVGVDVGASTISAGLVRRDGTILTAAQAPTLGEGAVVDTILALVDRTLATARERAVEVSGIGIGLPGLVDVEKGFMRSIPRSWLAELCDVPLAALIQERSGHAVFVDNDVNALSLAEWMFGLGRGASSLVTVAIGTGIGAGLILDGRLVRGHNQIAGEVGHLSVSIDGPTCVCGGIGCLATYVAGGMIADRARERLAGYPTSTLVARAGGDPALIGAPLLFQAAAEGDPLAHAVVDDACEALATGIGGIVNLLNPEVIVITGGVAVSLAPLRDDILRRVRRRALAAALDATTVRVVPSDKRGTVRGGAALVLYETARRAPHP from the coding sequence ATGGACGCAACGGGTCCGGTTGTCGGCGTGGACGTGGGGGCCTCGACGATCTCGGCCGGGCTGGTGCGCCGCGACGGCACCATTCTCACCGCGGCGCAGGCGCCGACCCTGGGCGAGGGCGCGGTGGTCGACACGATCCTCGCGCTGGTCGATCGCACCCTGGCGACGGCGCGCGAGCGCGCCGTCGAGGTCTCCGGCATCGGCATCGGCCTTCCCGGCCTCGTGGACGTCGAGAAGGGCTTCATGCGGTCGATCCCGCGGTCCTGGCTGGCCGAGCTCTGCGACGTGCCGCTGGCCGCTCTCATCCAGGAGCGCAGCGGGCATGCCGTCTTCGTCGACAACGACGTCAACGCCCTGTCCCTGGCCGAGTGGATGTTCGGGCTGGGGCGCGGCGCATCCTCGCTGGTCACGGTGGCCATCGGCACCGGAATCGGCGCCGGGCTGATCCTCGATGGCCGCCTCGTGCGCGGCCACAACCAGATCGCCGGCGAGGTCGGCCACCTGTCCGTGAGCATCGACGGCCCCACGTGCGTGTGCGGGGGCATCGGCTGCCTCGCCACCTACGTCGCGGGCGGGATGATCGCGGACCGGGCGCGGGAACGGCTGGCCGGCTACCCGACCTCCACGCTGGTGGCGCGCGCCGGGGGGGACCCGGCCCTGATCGGCGCGCCACTGCTCTTCCAGGCCGCCGCGGAGGGCGACCCGCTCGCCCACGCGGTCGTGGACGACGCGTGCGAGGCGCTCGCGACCGGCATCGGCGGGATCGTGAACCTGTTGAATCCGGAAGTGATCGTGATCACGGGAGGCGTCGCGGTATCGCTCGCGCCCCTCCGGGACGACATCCTGCGCCGGGTTCGCCGCCGGGCGCTCGCCGCCGCCCTCGACGCCACCACGGTGCGGGTGGTGCCGAGCGACAAGCGCGGCACCGTGCGCGGCGGCGCCGCCCTCGTCCTCTACGAAACGGCGCGCCGCGCCCCGCATCCCTGA
- a CDS encoding cupin domain-containing protein, with protein sequence MRRSYLVLGLLVMMLFAALQLHAQQPAHTVSMPETLKWVEPPVLPGARLAVVQGDPSTAGPFVYRIKMPPAYKIPPHTHKASENVTVLAGSFFIGVGEKFDPRAGHELPVGGFVSIPPQHPHFAWAGAQETVVQVHGVGPTDLTFVDPADDPRRKK encoded by the coding sequence ATGCGTCGCAGCTACCTGGTCCTCGGGCTCCTCGTCATGATGCTCTTCGCCGCGCTCCAGCTGCATGCGCAGCAGCCGGCGCACACCGTCTCCATGCCGGAGACCCTCAAGTGGGTGGAGCCTCCCGTGCTGCCCGGCGCGCGGCTCGCGGTGGTGCAGGGCGATCCCAGCACGGCCGGCCCGTTCGTCTACCGCATCAAGATGCCGCCGGCCTACAAGATCCCGCCGCACACGCACAAGGCCAGCGAGAACGTCACCGTGCTCGCGGGATCCTTCTTCATCGGCGTGGGGGAGAAGTTCGATCCGCGCGCGGGGCACGAGCTGCCGGTCGGCGGGTTCGTCTCGATCCCGCCCCAGCACCCCCACTTCGCCTGGGCCGGCGCCCAGGAGACGGTCGTGCAGGTGCACGGCGTGGGGCCAACCGACCTGACCTTCGTCGACCCGGCCGACGATCCACGGAGGAAAAAGTAG
- a CDS encoding alpha/beta hydrolase: MMDHPRATFRESGHGTSIVCLHSSASSSAQWRPLMDRLGCRYRTLAADLYGSGKSPTWPALRPMSLADEVARLDPVLAAAGARYHLVGHSYGGAVALAAACARPERVESLVLFEPVLFSVLVAEDPDQPAAREITAVRDDTVLLLERGDPHGAGQRFVDYWMEPGAWAGMPPQRRDAIAGAMSTVKAEWDAVFREPTPLSAFADLDVPVLYLTGSESPASGREVARLLTKVLPRVTVIEVEGVGHMAPVTHPDRINALIEHHLDGAPLH, translated from the coding sequence ATGATGGACCATCCGCGCGCGACCTTTCGTGAGTCGGGCCACGGGACCTCGATCGTCTGCCTGCATTCGAGCGCCAGCTCGTCGGCCCAGTGGCGGCCCCTGATGGACCGCCTGGGCTGCCGCTACCGCACGCTCGCGGCGGATCTCTACGGCTCGGGCAAGAGCCCGACCTGGCCGGCGCTCCGGCCGATGTCGCTGGCCGACGAGGTGGCGCGGCTCGATCCGGTGCTGGCCGCCGCCGGCGCCCGCTATCATCTGGTCGGCCATTCCTACGGCGGGGCGGTCGCGCTGGCCGCGGCGTGCGCCCGGCCGGAGCGGGTCGAGTCGCTCGTCCTGTTCGAGCCGGTGCTCTTCTCGGTGCTGGTGGCCGAGGATCCGGACCAGCCGGCGGCCCGCGAGATCACCGCGGTGCGCGACGACACCGTCCTGCTGCTCGAGCGCGGCGACCCGCACGGAGCCGGGCAGCGGTTCGTGGACTACTGGATGGAGCCGGGCGCGTGGGCGGGGATGCCGCCGCAGCGCCGCGACGCCATCGCGGGCGCGATGAGCACGGTGAAGGCGGAGTGGGACGCCGTGTTCCGGGAGCCGACGCCGCTGTCCGCGTTCGCGGATCTGGACGTCCCGGTGCTCTACCTGACCGGCTCCGAGTCGCCGGCGTCGGGCCGGGAAGTCGCGCGGCTGCTCACGAAGGTCTTGCCGCGCGTGACCGTGATCGAGGTCGAGGGCGTGGGCCACATGGCGCCGGTCACGCACCCGGACCGGATCAACGCGCTCATCGAGCACCACCTCGATGGCGCGCCACTGCATTGA
- a CDS encoding class I SAM-dependent methyltransferase — translation MAPQHATLDQAKVNEFLGKAIQDVAATFHAGLVLIGDKLGLYRALADGGPMTAAELAERTGARERYVREWLSAQAAGGYVTYEAASGRFTLPPEHAFLLLDADLPGAFMLGVGSIRDEARIADAFRTGEGVGWHEHDPGVFEGCERFFRPGYAMNLVSQWIPALDGVKARLEAGGRIADVGCGHGASTIIMAQAFSRATITGFDYHPASIEAARRAADKAGVGDRVSFEVASAKAYPGTGYDLVTFFDCLHDMGDPVGAARHVRQSLGAGGTWMLVEPFANDRLEDNLNPIGRLYYGASTLLCTPASLSQEVGLALGAQAGEKRLRDVLSEAGFSRVRRVAETPANMVLEARA, via the coding sequence ATGGCACCTCAGCACGCGACACTGGACCAGGCGAAGGTGAACGAGTTTCTCGGCAAGGCGATCCAGGACGTGGCCGCGACGTTCCACGCGGGCCTCGTGCTGATCGGGGACAAGCTGGGCCTCTACCGCGCGCTCGCGGACGGCGGGCCCATGACCGCGGCGGAGCTGGCCGAGCGCACCGGCGCACGCGAGCGCTACGTCCGCGAGTGGCTCTCCGCGCAGGCGGCGGGCGGGTACGTGACCTACGAGGCGGCGAGCGGCCGCTTCACGCTGCCGCCGGAGCACGCGTTCCTGCTGCTGGACGCGGACCTGCCGGGCGCGTTCATGCTGGGCGTGGGATCGATCCGCGACGAGGCCCGGATCGCCGACGCGTTCCGCACCGGCGAGGGCGTGGGCTGGCACGAGCACGATCCCGGCGTGTTCGAGGGCTGCGAGCGCTTCTTCCGCCCGGGTTACGCGATGAACCTGGTCAGCCAGTGGATCCCCGCGCTCGACGGTGTGAAGGCGCGGCTCGAGGCGGGCGGGCGGATCGCCGACGTGGGCTGCGGTCACGGCGCCTCCACCATCATCATGGCGCAGGCGTTCTCGCGCGCGACCATCACCGGGTTCGACTACCATCCCGCCTCCATCGAGGCGGCGCGGCGGGCCGCCGACAAGGCGGGGGTGGGGGATCGCGTGTCGTTCGAGGTGGCCTCGGCCAAGGCCTATCCGGGCACCGGCTACGATCTGGTCACCTTCTTCGACTGCCTGCACGACATGGGCGACCCAGTCGGGGCGGCCCGTCACGTGCGCCAGTCGCTCGGCGCGGGCGGGACGTGGATGCTGGTGGAGCCCTTCGCCAACGACCGGCTGGAGGACAACCTCAACCCGATCGGACGGCTCTACTACGGGGCGTCGACGCTGCTGTGCACGCCGGCCTCGCTCAGCCAGGAAGTGGGACTCGCGCTGGGCGCGCAGGCCGGCGAGAAGCGCCTCCGTGACGTGCTGAGCGAGGCCGGCTTCTCGCGCGTGCGTCGCGTCGCCGAGACGCCCGCCAACATGGTCCTCGAAGCGCGCGCGTAA
- a CDS encoding amidohydrolase family protein, which yields MRYQRISADCHIDLPWIPPDLFSSNASAALRDRMPYVKDGPDGPYWTAKNGTSFGLWGGVGPAGQKYEPGKHHRVDVMAATGLYDDGRQGIARPTTPELRAKDMDRDGVQAEVIYGILGAATRLNDHEAATEMFHIYNDWLVDFCRHDPDRFIGLACLPYGDIDAAVQEVYRVAKLGLRGMELSCSWDMEPMWHPTWEPLWKAVNDVNLPLHFHTFPALPPSVLEKQKGLTRRAAFFTVVSAFQMNLVNILAAIIGAAVLERYPNVRIAFGESGIGWVPYALDRMDFEWEDRFTDLGLTMKPSDYWRRQCKATFQFDRIGTKLIEDMGVETLMWGSDYPHGDGVWPDSTKYIAEQFGHLPAEVTRKITCENAGHFYGLLK from the coding sequence ATGCGCTACCAACGGATCTCCGCCGACTGCCACATCGATCTGCCCTGGATCCCGCCCGACCTGTTCTCGTCGAATGCCTCGGCGGCGCTCCGGGACCGCATGCCCTACGTGAAGGACGGGCCCGACGGCCCGTACTGGACCGCGAAGAACGGCACCAGCTTCGGGCTCTGGGGCGGCGTGGGACCGGCGGGCCAGAAGTACGAGCCGGGCAAGCACCACCGCGTGGACGTCATGGCGGCGACCGGTCTCTATGACGACGGCCGCCAGGGCATCGCCCGGCCGACCACTCCCGAGCTGCGGGCGAAGGACATGGACCGCGACGGGGTGCAGGCCGAGGTCATCTACGGCATCCTCGGCGCGGCCACGCGGCTGAACGATCACGAGGCCGCCACCGAGATGTTCCACATCTACAACGACTGGCTGGTAGACTTCTGCCGGCACGACCCCGACCGCTTCATCGGCCTGGCCTGCCTGCCCTACGGCGACATCGACGCGGCGGTGCAGGAGGTCTACCGGGTGGCCAAGCTCGGGCTGCGGGGCATGGAGCTGTCGTGCTCCTGGGACATGGAGCCGATGTGGCATCCGACCTGGGAGCCCCTGTGGAAAGCGGTCAACGACGTGAACCTGCCGCTGCACTTCCACACCTTCCCGGCCCTGCCGCCCAGCGTGCTGGAGAAACAGAAGGGGCTCACCCGGCGCGCCGCGTTCTTCACGGTGGTCTCCGCGTTCCAGATGAACCTGGTCAACATCCTGGCCGCGATCATCGGGGCCGCGGTGCTCGAGCGCTACCCGAACGTGCGCATCGCCTTCGGCGAGTCCGGCATCGGCTGGGTGCCCTACGCGCTCGACCGCATGGACTTCGAGTGGGAGGACCGCTTCACCGACCTGGGCCTCACGATGAAGCCCAGCGACTACTGGCGGCGGCAGTGCAAGGCGACCTTCCAGTTCGACCGCATCGGCACCAAGCTGATCGAGGACATGGGCGTGGAGACGCTGATGTGGGGCTCCGACTATCCGCACGGCGACGGGGTGTGGCCCGACTCCACCAAGTACATCGCCGAGCAGTTCGGCCACCTGCCCGCCGAGGTCACCCGCAAGATCACCTGCGAGAACGCCGGCCACTTCTACGGCCTGCTGAAATAA